Proteins co-encoded in one Drosophila gunungcola strain Sukarami chromosome X unlocalized genomic scaffold, Dgunungcola_SK_2 000032F, whole genome shotgun sequence genomic window:
- the LOC128260491 gene encoding leucine-rich repeat flightless-interacting protein 2 isoform X3 produces MESISTTGRRRNNMRINAEDNALDQITKEAEARLAARRQARAEAREIRMRELERQQKEQEISADRVFDMQNATAVGSEPLSVHPVRLAYGGLLNVTRASASRRSSEDSVEDEGRSFRDFKHELKDVEDRFRKAMITNAQLDNDRASQAYEVKLLKDKCEIMEESFAQLQREFKEKMRDCNALKRNLDRSNLELKLVQGQLNERDSLIAEQGLLIVAVENADGSDAKRALVSVENAKVLASVQGSLDVRLKKFSDEKQRLLSEVQKLHEQLEEYKSDGTVGRRSSSQGSFGDENDYEAQRESNKIISDHKYKLQKAEQEIANLQSSLARSETQVIRYKSTAEAAEKAEAELKVERRKLQREHRELLEKLEEAETSNNHLLKRLDKLKNAKSAILKDL; encoded by the exons ATGGAAAGTATCAGCACCACTGGTCGTCGACGGAACAACATGCGAATCAATGCCGAAGATAATGCGCTGGATCAAATTACAAAAGAG GCCGAAGCTCGACTGGCCGCTCGTCGACAAGCGCGTGCCGAAGCCCGCGAGATTCGTATGCGGGAGCTCGAGCGCCAGCAGAAGGAGCAGGAAATTAGCGCTGACCGTGTCTTTGACATGCAAAACGCCACCGCAGTGGGAAGCGAGCCGCTTTCGGTGCATCCGGTACGCCTCGCCTACGGCGGACTCTTAAATGTAACCCGTGCCTCAGCATCCCGGCGGAGTAGTGAGGACTCCGTGGAAGACGAGGGGAGGAGTTTTCGCGACTTTAAACACGAGCTTAAA gaTGTTGAGGATCGGTTTCGAAAAGCCATGATAACGAATGCCCAGTTGGACAACGATCGTGCCTCACAGGCCTACGAAGTCAAATTGCTGAAGGACAAATGCGAAATCATGGAGGAGTCGTTTGCCCAACTGCAGCGCGAGTTCAAGGAGAAGATGCGTGATTGCAACGCCCTCAAACGAAACTTGGACCGCTCCAATCTCGAGCTTAAGCTAGTGCAAGGACAGTTAAATGAGCGCGACTCGTTGATAGCCGAACAGGGCCTTTTGATTGTGGCAGTTGAAAATGCCGATGGCAGCGATGCAAAACGAGCTCTAGTGAGTGTTGAGAATGCAAAAGTTTTGGCGTCCGTTCAGGGTTCTTTAG ATGTAAGACTTAAAAAGTTTAGCGACGAAAAACAGCGACTGCTATCTGAAGTGCAAAAGCTTCACGAGCAGCTCGAGGAGTATAAAAGTGATGGAACCGTTGGACGTCGCAGTTCTTCGCAGGGTTCCTTTGGCGACGAAAATGATTACGAGGCCCAAC GGGaatcaaacaaaatcatttcAGACCATAAATATAAGCTGCAGAAAGCTGAGCAGGAGATCGCCAATTTGCAATCGAGCTTAGCCCGTTCAGAGACTCAAGTAATACGATACAAAAGCACTGCGGAAGCCGCCGAAAAGGCGGAGGCTGAGCTGAAAGTCGAGCGCCGTAAGCTTCAGCGTGAG CATCGGGaacttttggaaaaactggaaGAAGCCGAAACGTCAAACAACCATTTATTGAAACGCCTTGATAAGTTGAAAAATGCTAAGAGTGCCATTCTAAAGGACTTATGA
- the LOC128260491 gene encoding leucine-rich repeat flightless-interacting protein 2 isoform X1 has translation MHLIVFEFLCCKLRSVDEEFVKVEKRQCKKRVYFISLANTFVFYCPTAYDIYKGNKIKLSSVSMESISTTGRRRNNMRINAEDNALDQITKEAEARLAARRQARAEAREIRMRELERQQKEQEISADRVFDMQNATAVGSEPLSVHPVRLAYGGLLNVTRASASRRSSEDSVEDEGRSFRDFKHELKDVEDRFRKAMITNAQLDNDRASQAYEVKLLKDKCEIMEESFAQLQREFKEKMRDCNALKRNLDRSNLELKLVQGQLNERDSLIAEQGLLIVAVENADGSDAKRALVSVENAKVLASVQGSLDVRLKKFSDEKQRLLSEVQKLHEQLEEYKSDGTVGRRSSSQGSFGDENDYEAQRESNKIISDHKYKLQKAEQEIANLQSSLARSETQVIRYKSTAEAAEKAEAELKVERRKLQREHRELLEKLEEAETSNNHLLKRLDKLKNAKSAILKDL, from the exons ATgcatttaatagtttttgagTTCCTGTGCTGTAAATTACGAAGTGTCGACGAGGAATTtgtaaaagttgaaaaaaggCAATGCAAAAAAAGAGTTTACTTTATCTCACTCGCCAATACTTTTGTTTTCTAT TGCCCGACCGCTTACGATATATATAAAGGAAATAAGATAAAATTGAGTTCAGTTTCAATGGAAAGTATCAGCACCACTGGTCGTCGACGGAACAACATGCGAATCAATGCCGAAGATAATGCGCTGGATCAAATTACAAAAGAG GCCGAAGCTCGACTGGCCGCTCGTCGACAAGCGCGTGCCGAAGCCCGCGAGATTCGTATGCGGGAGCTCGAGCGCCAGCAGAAGGAGCAGGAAATTAGCGCTGACCGTGTCTTTGACATGCAAAACGCCACCGCAGTGGGAAGCGAGCCGCTTTCGGTGCATCCGGTACGCCTCGCCTACGGCGGACTCTTAAATGTAACCCGTGCCTCAGCATCCCGGCGGAGTAGTGAGGACTCCGTGGAAGACGAGGGGAGGAGTTTTCGCGACTTTAAACACGAGCTTAAA gaTGTTGAGGATCGGTTTCGAAAAGCCATGATAACGAATGCCCAGTTGGACAACGATCGTGCCTCACAGGCCTACGAAGTCAAATTGCTGAAGGACAAATGCGAAATCATGGAGGAGTCGTTTGCCCAACTGCAGCGCGAGTTCAAGGAGAAGATGCGTGATTGCAACGCCCTCAAACGAAACTTGGACCGCTCCAATCTCGAGCTTAAGCTAGTGCAAGGACAGTTAAATGAGCGCGACTCGTTGATAGCCGAACAGGGCCTTTTGATTGTGGCAGTTGAAAATGCCGATGGCAGCGATGCAAAACGAGCTCTAGTGAGTGTTGAGAATGCAAAAGTTTTGGCGTCCGTTCAGGGTTCTTTAG ATGTAAGACTTAAAAAGTTTAGCGACGAAAAACAGCGACTGCTATCTGAAGTGCAAAAGCTTCACGAGCAGCTCGAGGAGTATAAAAGTGATGGAACCGTTGGACGTCGCAGTTCTTCGCAGGGTTCCTTTGGCGACGAAAATGATTACGAGGCCCAAC GGGaatcaaacaaaatcatttcAGACCATAAATATAAGCTGCAGAAAGCTGAGCAGGAGATCGCCAATTTGCAATCGAGCTTAGCCCGTTCAGAGACTCAAGTAATACGATACAAAAGCACTGCGGAAGCCGCCGAAAAGGCGGAGGCTGAGCTGAAAGTCGAGCGCCGTAAGCTTCAGCGTGAG CATCGGGaacttttggaaaaactggaaGAAGCCGAAACGTCAAACAACCATTTATTGAAACGCCTTGATAAGTTGAAAAATGCTAAGAGTGCCATTCTAAAGGACTTATGA
- the LOC128260491 gene encoding leucine-rich repeat flightless-interacting protein 2 isoform X2, producing the protein MNELEKTDCPTAYDIYKGNKIKLSSVSMESISTTGRRRNNMRINAEDNALDQITKEAEARLAARRQARAEAREIRMRELERQQKEQEISADRVFDMQNATAVGSEPLSVHPVRLAYGGLLNVTRASASRRSSEDSVEDEGRSFRDFKHELKDVEDRFRKAMITNAQLDNDRASQAYEVKLLKDKCEIMEESFAQLQREFKEKMRDCNALKRNLDRSNLELKLVQGQLNERDSLIAEQGLLIVAVENADGSDAKRALVSVENAKVLASVQGSLDVRLKKFSDEKQRLLSEVQKLHEQLEEYKSDGTVGRRSSSQGSFGDENDYEAQRESNKIISDHKYKLQKAEQEIANLQSSLARSETQVIRYKSTAEAAEKAEAELKVERRKLQREHRELLEKLEEAETSNNHLLKRLDKLKNAKSAILKDL; encoded by the exons ATGAATGAATTAGAGAAAACAGAT TGCCCGACCGCTTACGATATATATAAAGGAAATAAGATAAAATTGAGTTCAGTTTCAATGGAAAGTATCAGCACCACTGGTCGTCGACGGAACAACATGCGAATCAATGCCGAAGATAATGCGCTGGATCAAATTACAAAAGAG GCCGAAGCTCGACTGGCCGCTCGTCGACAAGCGCGTGCCGAAGCCCGCGAGATTCGTATGCGGGAGCTCGAGCGCCAGCAGAAGGAGCAGGAAATTAGCGCTGACCGTGTCTTTGACATGCAAAACGCCACCGCAGTGGGAAGCGAGCCGCTTTCGGTGCATCCGGTACGCCTCGCCTACGGCGGACTCTTAAATGTAACCCGTGCCTCAGCATCCCGGCGGAGTAGTGAGGACTCCGTGGAAGACGAGGGGAGGAGTTTTCGCGACTTTAAACACGAGCTTAAA gaTGTTGAGGATCGGTTTCGAAAAGCCATGATAACGAATGCCCAGTTGGACAACGATCGTGCCTCACAGGCCTACGAAGTCAAATTGCTGAAGGACAAATGCGAAATCATGGAGGAGTCGTTTGCCCAACTGCAGCGCGAGTTCAAGGAGAAGATGCGTGATTGCAACGCCCTCAAACGAAACTTGGACCGCTCCAATCTCGAGCTTAAGCTAGTGCAAGGACAGTTAAATGAGCGCGACTCGTTGATAGCCGAACAGGGCCTTTTGATTGTGGCAGTTGAAAATGCCGATGGCAGCGATGCAAAACGAGCTCTAGTGAGTGTTGAGAATGCAAAAGTTTTGGCGTCCGTTCAGGGTTCTTTAG ATGTAAGACTTAAAAAGTTTAGCGACGAAAAACAGCGACTGCTATCTGAAGTGCAAAAGCTTCACGAGCAGCTCGAGGAGTATAAAAGTGATGGAACCGTTGGACGTCGCAGTTCTTCGCAGGGTTCCTTTGGCGACGAAAATGATTACGAGGCCCAAC GGGaatcaaacaaaatcatttcAGACCATAAATATAAGCTGCAGAAAGCTGAGCAGGAGATCGCCAATTTGCAATCGAGCTTAGCCCGTTCAGAGACTCAAGTAATACGATACAAAAGCACTGCGGAAGCCGCCGAAAAGGCGGAGGCTGAGCTGAAAGTCGAGCGCCGTAAGCTTCAGCGTGAG CATCGGGaacttttggaaaaactggaaGAAGCCGAAACGTCAAACAACCATTTATTGAAACGCCTTGATAAGTTGAAAAATGCTAAGAGTGCCATTCTAAAGGACTTATGA
- the LOC128260529 gene encoding LOW QUALITY PROTEIN: probable arginine--tRNA ligase, cytoplasmic (The sequence of the model RefSeq protein was modified relative to this genomic sequence to represent the inferred CDS: deleted 1 base in 1 codon), whose protein sequence is MSELNMELKKLRELEIKTKGLATRIQTTKNCNGELDVDLLQLQIENKKLKNRLFILKKSIAEESTAGGVQLKDSSSITEHLESLFAQAIASAFPEYRDTPVVIAPVNSSSAKFGDYQCNNAMGLSKKFKESGISKAPREIATELKGHCPPSPIIEKLEVAGAGFVNVFLSKDFAALALSNLLRDGVKPPQVRKKRVLVDFSSPNIAKQMHVGHLRSTIIGESVCRLLEFLQHDVIRINHLGDWGTQFGMLIAHLEDRFPNYLNESPPISDLQLFYKESKKRFDEDEEFKKRAYSRVVSLQKGVPNSIKAWELICNVSRKEFQTIYERLDISIQERGESFYQSRMLSVVEYLRGKGLLEKDEGREIMWPDDSKTGIPLTIVKSDGGFTYDTSDMAAIRHRIEEELCDWLIYVVDSGQSTHFHTIFKAAERSAILNPRTHRVDHVQFGVVLGEDGKKFKTRSGDTVKLADLLDEGMKRSLQQLESRGRDKILTPQELTDAQESLAYGCIKYSDLCHNRISDYIFSFDKMLEDRGNTAVYLLYTYTRICSIARNSGEDFSNLSEILKKVKIELAHEKEWKLAKTLLKLHDILIKCTKELFLHFLCEFCYEVCTVFTEFYDSCYCIEKNKLGEIIEVNHSRILLCEATAAVLRQCFYILGLKPVSKM, encoded by the exons ATGTCCGAGCTAAATATGGAGCTAAAGAAACTCAGGGAACTG GAAATAAAGACGAAAGGTCTTGCAACCAGAATACAAACTACCAAAAATTGCAATGGTGAGCTGGACGTCGATCTGCTTCAGCTTCAAATTGAGAACAAGAAGCTTAAGAACCGTCTGTTTATTCTGAAGAag TCCATAGCTGAAGAATCAACTGCCGGCGGCGTGCAGCTCAAGGATAGTTCTTCGATCACTGAGCATTTGGAAAGCCTGTTTGCCCAAGCGATTGCATCAGCTTTTCCGGAATATCGAGATACGCCCGTCGTAATTGCACCGGTTAACAGTTCGTCTGCCAAATTCGGCGACTATCAGTGCAACAATGCAATGGGATTGTCGAAGAAATTTAAGGAATCCGGCATTAGCAAGGCGCCGCGTGAAATTGCAACCGAGCTGAAAGGACACTGCCCACCATCGCCAATTATAGAAAAGCTAGAGGTAGCTGGGGCTGGTTTTGTGAACGTTTTTCTGAGCAA AGACTTTGCAGCTCTAGCGTTGAGCAATTTATTGCGCGACGGTGTTAAGCCCCCACAAGTG CGAAAAAAACGTGTCTTGGTTGATTTTTCCTCGCCCAACATTGCCAAACAAATGCATGTGGGTCACTTGCGATCGACCATTATTGGCGAATCGGTGTGTCGCTTGCTAGAGTTTCTCCAGCACGACGTGATCCGTATAAACCATCTTGGGGATTGGGGAACACAGTTTGGCATGCTGATTGCCCATTTGGAAGATCGTTTTCCCAATTATCTGAATGAAAGCCCCCCTATTAGCGATTTGCAATTGTTCTACAAGGAATCAAAGAAGCG ATTCGATGAGGACGAAGAGTTCAAAAAGCGAGCCTACAGTCGAGTGGTCTCGTTGCAGAAGGGCGTGCCAAACTCAATTAAAGCCTGGGAACTCATTTGCAATGTTTCGCGCAAGGAATTCCAGACTATTTACGAGCGATTGGACATTAGCATTCAGGAACGTGGTGAATCGTTCTACCAATCCCGCATGCTGTCTGTTGTTGAATACCTGCGAGGAAAGGGTTTGCTGGAAAAGGATGAAGGTCGTGAGATCATGTGGCCAGACGATTCAAAGACCGGCATTCCCTTGACCATCGTGAAATCAGATGGCGGCTTTACCTATGACACCTCCGACATGGCGGCCATCCGTCACCGCATTGAGGAAGAACTCTGCGATTGGCTGATCTATGTGGTTGACTCTGGACAAAGTACTCATTTTCACACAATCTTCAAAGCTGCCGAACGCTCTGCCATATTGAATCCACGCACCCACCGTGTGGACCATGTCCAGTTTGGCGTTGTCCTGGGCGAGGATGGAAAGAAATTCAAAACTCGATCGGGTGATACTGTTAAGCTTGCCGATTTGCTTGACGAAGGAATGAAACGCTCATTGCAGCAATTGGAAAGCCGAGGACGCGACAAAATACTCACACCTCAAGAGTTGACAGACGCTCAGGAGTCCTTGGCTTATGGATGCATAAAGTATTCCGATCTGTGTCACAACCGAATTAGCGACTACATATTTTCGTTTGACAAGATGCTTGAGGATCGTGGCAATACCGCTGTGTACTTACTTTATACGTACACACGCATTTGTTCCATTGCTCGAAACTCCGGCGAAGACTTTTCCAATTTGTCTGAAATACTCAAGAAGGTCAAGATTGAACTGGCCCacgaaaaggagtggaaaCTAGCAAAGACTCTTTTGAAACTACACGATATACTGATTAAGTGCACAAAGGAACTTTTTCTGCATTTCTTGTGTGAATTCTGCTATGAGGTGTGCACGGTTTTTACTGAGTTTTATGACTCTTGTTATTGTATTGAAAAGAACAAACTTGGTGAAATTATTGAGGTGAACCACAGCCGTATTCTACTTTGCGAAGCAACTGCAGCTGTGCTACGTCAATGCTTTTATATACTGGGCCTAAAACCagtttcaaaaatgtaa